One window of Saimiri boliviensis isolate mSaiBol1 chromosome 4, mSaiBol1.pri, whole genome shotgun sequence genomic DNA carries:
- the SERINC1 gene encoding serine incorporator 1 — protein sequence MGSVLGLCSMASWIPCLCGSAPCLLCRCCPSGNNSTVTRLIYALFLLVGVCVACVMLIPGMEEQLNKIPGFCENEKGVVPCNILVGYKAVYRLCFGLAMFYLLLSLLMIKVKSSSDPRAAVHNGFWFFKFAAAIAIIIGAFFIPEGTFTTVWFYVGMAGAFCFILIQLVLLIDFAHSWNESWVEKMEEGNSRCWYAALLSATALNYLLSLVAIVLFFVYYTHPASCSENKAFISVNMLLCVGASVMSILPKIQESQPRSGLLQSSVITVYTMYLTWSAMTNEPETNCNPSLLSIIGYNTTSTVPKEGQSVQWWHAQGIIGLILFLLCVFYSSIRTSNNSQVNKLTLTSDESTLIEDGGARSDGSLEDGDDVHRAIDNERDGVTYSYSFFHFMLFLASLYIMMTLTNWYRYEPSREMKSQWTAVWVKISSSWIGIVLYVWTLVAPLVLTNRDFD from the exons ATACCGTGTTTGTGTGGAAGTGCCCCGTGTTTGCTATGCCGATGCTGTCCTAGTGGAAACAACTCCACTGTAACTAGATTGATCTATGCACTTTTCTTGCTTGTTGGAGTATGTGTAGCTTGTGTAATGTTGATACCAGGAATGGAGGAACAACTGAATAAG attCCTGGATTTTGTGAGAATGAGAAAGGTGTTGTCCCTTGTAATATTTTGGTTGGCTATAAAGCTGTATATCGTTTGTGCTTTGGCTTGGCTATGTTCTATCTTCTTCTCTCTTTACTAATGATCAAAGTGAAGAGCAGCAGTGATCCTAGAGCTGCAGTGCACAATGG attttGGTTCTTTAAATTCGCTGCAGCAATTGCAATTATTATTGGGGCATTCTTCATTCCAGAAGGAACTTTTACAACTG tgTGGTTTTATGTAGGCATGGCAGGTGCCTTTTGTTTCATCCTCATACAGCTAGTCTTACTTATTGATTTCGCACATTCATGGAATGAATCATGGGTTgaaaaaatggaagaaggaaaCTCGAGATGTTGGTATGCAG CCTTGTTATCAGCTACAGCTCTGAATTATCTGCTGTCTTTAGTTGCTATCGTCCTGTTCTTTGTCTACTACACTCATCCAGCCAGTTGTTCAGAAAACAAGGCATTCATCAGTGTCAACATGCTCCTCTGCGTTGGTGCTTCTGTGATGTCTATACTGCCCAAAATCCAA gaatCACAACCAAGATCTGGTTTGTTACAGTCTTCAGTAATTACAGTCTACACAATGTATTTGACATGGTCGGCTATGACCAATGAACCAg AAACAAATTGCAACCCAAGTCTACTAAGCATAATTGGCTACAATACAACAAGCACTGTTCCAAAGGAAGGGCAATCAGTCCAGTGGTGGCATGCCCAAGGAATTATAGGACTCATCCTCTTTttgttgtgtgtattttattcCAG CATCCGTACTTCAAACAATAGTCAGGTTAATAAACTGACTCTAACAAGTGATGAATCTACATTAATAGAAGATGGTGGAGCTAGAAGTGATGGATCACTGGAGGATGGTGATGATGTTCATCGAGCTATAGATAATGAAAGGGATGGTGTCACTTACAGTTACTCCTTCTTTCACTTCATGCTTTTCCTGGCTTCACTTTATATCATGATGACCCTTACCAACTGGTACAG GTATGAACCTTCTCGTGAGATGAAAAGTCAGTGGACAGCTGTCTGGGTGAAAATCTCCTCCAGCTGGATCGGCATCGTGCTGTATGTTTGGACACTCGTGGCACCACTCGTTCTTACAAATCGTGATTTTGACTGA